Genomic segment of Candidatus Aegiribacteria sp.:
CTGGTGGAATTTCATGGTAACTACAAGGATGAACGTTGTGGGGATGGATTCAGCCATAATAACACATCCCGATGTCTGGAAGGCTTCGGGACACCTGAAAAATTTTCATGATCCCATGGTTGACTGCATGAAATGCAAAAGCAGGTTCCGGCTGGATCATATTGAAGGGGACACCTGTCCTGAATGTGGAGGACCTTTGACCGAACCAAGGGATTTCGGTCTTATGTTCAAAACACAGATGGGCGCTCTGGAGGACGATTCATCCACTGTCTACCTCCGCCCGGAAACCTGCCAGCCGATTTTCGCGAATTTCAGGAACATCGTAACCGCGACAAGGCAGAAACTTCCCTTCGGAATAGCTCAAATGGGCAAAGCTTTCAGGAACGAGATCACTGCTCGGAATTTTGTTTTTCGGTCAAGGGAATTCGAACAGATGGAAATGGAATTCTTCTGTCTCCCCGAAGAGGCGGATAAATGGTTTGAATTCTGGCTGGACGAGAGAATGAAATGGTATTACGAACTCGGCATAAAAAGCGGGAATCTGAGAACCCGTAGACATGATGACAGTGAGCTTGCTCATTACGCCAGTTCCTGTTTCGACATAGAATACACTTTTCCTTTCGCTACAAACGGCTGGGGTGAGCTTGAGGGCGTAGCTAACAGAACCGACTTCGACCTGAAGGCGCACATTGAAGGTAGCGGTCAGGATCTATCGTATCACGATCAGGTTAACAATACAAAGACCGTTCCATACGTTATAGAATCAAGCGGAGGCATTGGAAGGACGATGCTTGCCGTTATGCTGGACGCGTACCGCGAAGAGGAAGTGGAAGGAAGAGAAAG
This window contains:
- a CDS encoding glycine--tRNA ligase, which codes for MTADVTDLMKKLVSLCKRRGYVFQSGEIYGGLQSSWDYGPLGIELKKNIENSWWNFMVTTRMNVVGMDSAIITHPDVWKASGHLKNFHDPMVDCMKCKSRFRLDHIEGDTCPECGGPLTEPRDFGLMFKTQMGALEDDSSTVYLRPETCQPIFANFRNIVTATRQKLPFGIAQMGKAFRNEITARNFVFRSREFEQMEMEFFCLPEEADKWFEFWLDERMKWYYELGIKSGNLRTRRHDDSELAHYASSCFDIEYTFPFATNGWGELEGVANRTDFDLKAHIEGSGQDLSYHDQVNNTKTVPYVIESSGGIGRTMLAVMLDAYREEEVEGRERVVLGLHRDLAPIKAAVLPLSKKLSENAMEVFDTIRPHFPVTYDVTGSIGKRYRRMDEAGTPFCITYDFDSLDDKMVTIRERDSLEQMRIPVETLADKLKDLIDNGWPEEGV